The genomic region GTTGGGCCGAGAGCTACTTAATAAAGAATCCTCAGTCATTGAGATTTCTATCGGCAGTGCCATACCGTTTGCGGAAGTGAGCCAGTTTGAAAGCAATCAAGATCTTGTCCGCTACTTACGTTTGAATACCTATTTAATGAGCCCTCAACATGCTCATGAATTGGTTGTTCAACATGATAGTGCCGATTTACCTATTATCGCGCCGATTGATCTAAGTCTCCTAGACGAAGAAATTGCCAGTCTGCCAGACGAGATGCTGTTGTTACAACAAGGCGAGTTCCGTGTTTATTGCGCACCAACGCAATCGATCCCCTTGCTGATGCAAGACATTGGCCGTATCCGTGAAGAAAACTTCCGCGCGGTGGGCGAGGGTAGTGGTTTGGCCTGTGACGTGGATGAATACGACCTTTATTATCATCAATTGTTTGTTTGGCATCATGGCAATAAAGAAGTCGTCGGGGCTTATCGAATGGGGTTAGTGGATAAGCTTATTGAAGCGCATGGCTTAAAAGGGTTGTACTCACGCAGCTTGTTTAACTATGACCAAGCGTTTATCGATAGCCTAGATCACAGCATTGAGATGGGGCGTTCGGTTGTCGCAGCCAAGTATCAAAAGAATTTAAATTCGCTGCTCTTGCTATGGAAGGGGATTGCTACCTTTGCTTCTCGAAATCCAAAATATACGCATTTATTTGGCCCTGTCAGCATCAGTAATGAATACAGCCATACGGCGCGTCAATTGATCGCCGCAACCTTGTCGATTCATTATTACGATAAAGAAAAAGCCAGCTTGGTGATGCCATCGACGCCACTGCGCAACAGCGGGTCGGTATTTTGGCAGCCTAATTTGTTGTCTTCCTTGGCGAGTGTCACATTGCTTTCTAAAGTCTTATCGCGAATGGAACAAGGAAAAGGTTTGCCCGTATTGATTCGTCAGTACTTAAAAATGAACGGTAAGCTAGTGTGCTTTAATGTCGACCCAGCGTTTCACAACTCACTGGACGGCTTGATCGTGGTGAATTTAAAAGAGGTGCCTTTGTCTATTTTGGCAAAATACATGGGACAAGAGGACGCTAAGCGATACTTAGAAACAGTCTTGAAAAAATAGCCCAAGAGATAGCAATCATGGTGGCTGAACGAAATGCGTCACAGCCTCCATGATCATGTTTGGTTTTTTATCTTCATGTTTTAGAACCCTTTCATCACCTCTTCAAACAATCTTTTTTACTACTTATTCCTTTCACTCTCTTTATCTTGATCTAACGCAATGTTTCAAATCAAAACAGCACTCATAATCTGGCCTTATAGTAAGCCTTGAAATGTTTTGAGGCTTCGGTGGGCGTTGGATAACAAGAACACTCAATCAAATAAGTGTCTACGATCGTCTTTTTTTCTCAATCAAATGAATGGGTTGAAGCTATATGATTAACGAAGCTGTAGTGGATTTATCGCGATTTCAGTTTGCTTTCACTGCTCTGTACCACTATTTGTTTGTCCCTTTAACACTAGGGATGGCTTTCTTATTGGCAATCATGGAGTCTGTCTATGTAATTACCGGTAAGCAAGTCTACAAAGACATGGTGAAGTTTTGGGGTAAACTTTTTGGTATTAACTTTGCGCTAGGTGTAACAACGGGTTTGACAATGGAGTTCCAGTTCGGGACTAACTGGTCTTACTACTCTCATTACGTTGGCGATATTTTTGGTGCCCCTTTGGCCATTGAAGGCTTGATGGCTTTCTTCCTTGAGTCGACATTGGTTGGTTTATTTTTCTTTGGCTGGGATCGCCTCAGTAAAGTGAAACATTTAATGGTGACTTGGGGCGTAGCGCTAGGTTCTAACTTGTCGGCTTTGTGGATCTTGATCGCCAATGGCTGGATGCAAAACCCAGTAGGGTCAGAGTTCAACTACGAAACCATGCGTATGGAACTCGTCGACTTTGGTGCTTTGATATTAAATCCAGTGGCGCAGGTGAAATTTGTTCACACTGTATCGGCTGGCTATACAACAGGGGCGATGTTTGTTCTGGTTATTTCAAGCTACTACTTATTGAAAGGCCGTGACCTTGCGTTTGCTCGTCGCTCTTTTGCCATCGCGTCTGCGTTTGGTTTAGCGTCTATCTTGAGCGTTATCCTTTTAGGTGACGAATCAGGTTATGAGCTAGGCGAAGTGCAAAAAGTGAAATTAGCAGCGGTTGAAGCGGAGTGGGAAACACAAGAAGCACCAGCAGACTTCACCTTAATCGGCTTCCCGAATCAAGAGCTTGAAGAAACCGAATTTGCTATCAAAATTCCTGGGCTAATGGGCTTGATCGCAACACGCTCTCTAGATAAAGAAGTAACGGGCATCAAAGAGCTGAAAGAGCATAACCGCCAACGTATTATCAATGGTATTTATGCCAACCAGTTGCTTGAGAAGTTACGCAGCGGTTCAACGGATCCGCTAGTAAAAGAAAACTTCGAGAAAGTAAAAGACGATCTTGGTTACGGTTTATTGGTAACAGCATTCAACGAAGACATGAACAAAGTGACATCTGAAGAGATCGATCAAGCGGTTGAATACTCTATTCCGCAAGTTGCGCCATTGTTCTTTGCCTTCCGCATCATGGTCGGCTGTGGTTTCCTAATGCTGTTTGTCTTCGCTGCGGCTTTTTACCAAAACGCGCGTCGTCGCATTGGTCAAAGTCCTTTGTTCCTGAAATTTATCGTAATTTGTTTGCCACTTCCTTGGATTGCCAATGAAGCAGGTTGGTTTGTTGCGGAATACGGTCGTCAGCCTTGGGCTATTGGTGAAATATTACCGGTTCATGTTGCGGTCTCTAGCCTAACAGCAACAGAGATCTGGATCAGCCTTGCAGGCTTCGGACTTCTTTACACAGCGTTCCTAATTGCTGAGATGTACTTGATGATTCGCTTTGCGAAACAAGGCCCTTCTAGTTTGCATACTGGGCGTTACGCACTTGAACAAGAAACGGCTCAGCTAAAGCAGGAGGTATAAGATGGATTACGAATTATTAAAAGTGATTTGGTGGGTATTGATCGGTGTCTTACTGATTGGTTTCGCTGTGACTGATGGCTTTGATATGGGCGTAGGCAGTCTGCTTAAAGTGATCGGTGGTACGGATTCTGAACGCCGTATCATGATCAACTCGATTGCCCCTCACTGGGACGGCAACCAAGTTTGGTTTATTACAGCTGGCGGTGCGTTATTTGCCGCTTGGCCTGTGGTGTATGCGACAGCCTTCTCTGGTTTCTACTTTGCAATGTTGTTGGTTTTGGCCGCGCTATTCTTTCGCCCAATTGGCTTTGACTACCGTTCAAAACTAGAAAATACCAAATGGCGTACAAGCTGGGACTGGGGAATCACTTTTGGTTCAGCTGTTCCGCCAATTATTTTCGGTGTAGCGTTTGGTAACTTATTGCAAGGCGTGCCGTTCGAATTTGATCAATATATGCGTGCCACTTACACCGGTTCTTTCTTTGCTCTGCTAAACCCATTTGCGATTCTTTGTGGTTTGGTCAGCTTGCTAATGCTAATGACGCAAGGCGGTGCTTGGTTACAAATGAAGACAGATGATGCGCTACTTGAAAAAGCCAGTCGTATCACTGCAGTCACAGGTGCCTTGGCCGCTGTGTTGTTCATCTTAGCGGGTGTGTGGTTGGCTTACGGTATTGATGGTTATGTTTTGACCAGCGCTGTTGATGGCAATGCAGTTGTAACACCTTTGATGAAAACAGCAGAAGTTCAAGCTGGCGCTTGGTTGGCTAACTATGACAAAGTGCCTGCACTTATGTTGGCTCCGCTTATCGGTATTGCAGGTATGTTGTTCGCAGCACTGACTGCCGTGATGAGAAAAGGCGCTTTGTCTTTCTTGAGTTCATCACTGGGCATTGCTGGCATTATCGTGACAGCTGGTGGGTCAATGTTCCCATTCTTGATGCCGTCTTCAAGTTTTCCAAACATGAGTTTGACTATGTGGGATGCGACGTCTAGTGAAAACACCATGATGATTATGTTTGTGGTGGCTTGTATCTTCGTACCGATTGTTCTGGCTTACACGTTATGGAACTACTTTGTGATGTATGGTCGTCTGACTAAGAAACACATCGAAGAAAACAATCATTCACTTTACTAGTCATTGATATAGAAGATAGAGCGCTTTGGGCTCTGTCTTCTAGCAATAAGAGGAATAAGTTATGTGGTATTTTGCTTGGGTTCTAGGCGTATTGTTAGCCTGTTCGTTCGGTATTGTTAATGCCGTATGGTTAGAATTTAGCGGCTACGAAGGTGAAGAGGAGCAGAAGTAAACTCAATGAAACAGCACAAGGAAACAAAAAAGGCGCGTCGAGCTGGCCGAGTGAAAACATCTGAAGGTGTATTTCTAGATGAACTAGCCAGTCAGCAATCATCAAAGTATCGAATTGCTCAAGGCTTTGGTGTGTTGTTTGCAGTGTCTTTGGTGTTGCAAGCTTGGGCGTTAGCGAATGTGTTTTCAGACATGGCGCTACACCAGTCTTTTTCCTTGTCTCTTTTAGTCTTGGGGTTATTTGCTCTATTACTACGTGCCTTGGCGAACTTTGGCCGAGAACGTATTTGCACCAGCGCAAGCCGCGATATTCGTTACGGCTTGCGACGTAAATTGGTGTCGCATCTGACAAATCTTGGGCCAGCGCGCCTAAGAATAGAAGAAGATGCGGCGCTTTCTACTCGTGTTTATGAACAAGTAGATGCGTTAGACGATTTTTTTAGTCGCTATAAACCACAAGTGTTTATGGTGACCCTAATCCCTTGCGTGATCCTACTGTCAGTCGTTTCTATTTCTTGGATCGCCTTCTTTGTTTTCATGATGACCGCGCCTTTGGTCATTATCTTCATGATCTTTGTGGGTCATAAAGCCGCGCAAGCCAACCGTCGTCAATTCAATGTCTTGGCCATGTTATCCAATCAGTTCATGGACTTAAGCCAAGGCTTATCAGAACTCAAACGCCTTAACAGAACTGGCGAAGCACGCGAGCGTTTGTCCGACAGTGCTACTTCATACCAAAAGACAACCATGGGGGTTTTGGTATTAGCGTTTTTATCAACGGCTACGTTAGAACTTTTCGCCTCATTATCCATTGCCATGATTGCCTTATACTTGGGGCTAGGCTTATTAGAAGTCTTACCATGGCAAGTGGGCAGCTCCCCCGTTACCTTGACGCAAGCTATGTTTCTTTTACTGCTTGCGCCAGAATTTTATTTACCGCTTCGACAGCTTGGCAACGATTACCACGCCAAACAAAAAGCCGAAGCCGCCGCGACGGATTTGTTAGATATTTTACAAACACCAGTGCATGCATCCACTTCACACCAAGAGAACACTGGATTAGCTGTTTTAAATACGTTGAAATCCATTCAATTCAAAGACTTGAGCTGGCAGGAAGAGGGGCGTTATCGTCTCGCGCCAATTACGGCCAATATTGCCCAGGGCGAACGAGTTTGGCTGAGTGGTGAATCGGGTGTGGGTAAATCCAGTCTATTGCATTTGTTACTAGGTTTTGAAGAAGGCTTTGATGGGCAGTGCTTGATCAATGGTCAGCCATTCTCAGAATTAAATTTGGCCTCTTGGCGAGCCAAACTGGTTTGGTTGCCACAAACACCAGAATGGGTAAACGGCAGCATTCGTCGTAATTTACTCTTAGGGCTGGGTGGCAAAGAGGGCGCAGAGCTACCAAATGAAGAAGAGATACAAACAGCGCTCATAAAAAGCCAGTGCGACGAATTTATACAGCTGCTTCCCGATGGGTTAGATACCAAACTAACCGAATTAGGAGCAGGGCTTTCTGGCGGGCAAATGCAGCGTCTTTCTATTGCCAGAGCCTTATTATCAAAAGCCGATTTATGGTTACTCGACGAGCCTTGCTCTGGCTTGGATAATGACACAGCACAAGCGGTACTCGACACACTTAAAACCGCATCCCAAGGTAAAACCTTATTGATCGTCAGCCATGATACACATCCGATTGCATGGGCTGACAAACATTGGGCACTAACAAAAGGAGGTTTGTATGAGCAGTCACGCAAAGAAAACCGCCAAGCTCTCGCTTAAACAACTTTTATTAGCTAACCCTTGGGGCTTTGTTATTCCAATGTTGACTGGCGTGGCTGCGACTTTAGCGGGCGTTGGCTTGTTGGGGCTTTCTGGTTGGTTCATCTCCGCGGCAGGCTTGGCAACGGCGTTGGGCGGTGCATTGGTCTTTAACTACTTAACACCCGGCGCCATTGTTCGAGGGCTTGCGATCCTAAGAACCGCAGGCCGCTATGGCGAACAAGTCACAGCGCATAATCACCTGTTGGGGTTACTGCGCACTTTGCGCCTTTGGGTGTGGGATCAGCGCGTTGCCAAAGATGCTGCGAACCTTCATCAACAAAGCCGAGGCGACTTGCTACAGCGCCTAGTTAGCGACTTGGATCAAATTATTCGCTGGCCATTGGTGGTGTTTTTACCTTGGGTGTACGCTGTATTGGCTTATGTTGGCGTGGCGATTTTTGCCTATTTCATTTTGCCTGCTTTGTTGTGGCCGTTATTGATTGCCGCAGTGTTACATGTCTTGGTGGTGCCTTATATTTGTGGGCACTTCGCCAGC from Marinomonas rhizomae harbors:
- a CDS encoding lysophospholipid acyltransferase family protein, with the translated sequence MLASPFRLKRITPFGVGESVLEWATGLAKLDRLYQQRPSSQTSFEFMRYTLEALNIDYSIAKGAAEDIPQNGPVVIVANHPLGAIEGVVLADLVGRVRSDVKVLANELLKRLPEISDLFIGVDVFGGKLAQRTNGKAIRDAHRHLAEGGVLIVFPAGEVSTYPKKSNDQSAEKSIEKRALADIEWSQSVANFLKRSEATTVPIFINGKNSELFYQAGRIHPLLRTAMLGRELLNKESSVIEISIGSAIPFAEVSQFESNQDLVRYLRLNTYLMSPQHAHELVVQHDSADLPIIAPIDLSLLDEEIASLPDEMLLLQQGEFRVYCAPTQSIPLLMQDIGRIREENFRAVGEGSGLACDVDEYDLYYHQLFVWHHGNKEVVGAYRMGLVDKLIEAHGLKGLYSRSLFNYDQAFIDSLDHSIEMGRSVVAAKYQKNLNSLLLLWKGIATFASRNPKYTHLFGPVSISNEYSHTARQLIAATLSIHYYDKEKASLVMPSTPLRNSGSVFWQPNLLSSLASVTLLSKVLSRMEQGKGLPVLIRQYLKMNGKLVCFNVDPAFHNSLDGLIVVNLKEVPLSILAKYMGQEDAKRYLETVLKK
- a CDS encoding cytochrome ubiquinol oxidase subunit I; translated protein: MINEAVVDLSRFQFAFTALYHYLFVPLTLGMAFLLAIMESVYVITGKQVYKDMVKFWGKLFGINFALGVTTGLTMEFQFGTNWSYYSHYVGDIFGAPLAIEGLMAFFLESTLVGLFFFGWDRLSKVKHLMVTWGVALGSNLSALWILIANGWMQNPVGSEFNYETMRMELVDFGALILNPVAQVKFVHTVSAGYTTGAMFVLVISSYYLLKGRDLAFARRSFAIASAFGLASILSVILLGDESGYELGEVQKVKLAAVEAEWETQEAPADFTLIGFPNQELEETEFAIKIPGLMGLIATRSLDKEVTGIKELKEHNRQRIINGIYANQLLEKLRSGSTDPLVKENFEKVKDDLGYGLLVTAFNEDMNKVTSEEIDQAVEYSIPQVAPLFFAFRIMVGCGFLMLFVFAAAFYQNARRRIGQSPLFLKFIVICLPLPWIANEAGWFVAEYGRQPWAIGEILPVHVAVSSLTATEIWISLAGFGLLYTAFLIAEMYLMIRFAKQGPSSLHTGRYALEQETAQLKQEV
- the cydB gene encoding cytochrome d ubiquinol oxidase subunit II — encoded protein: MDYELLKVIWWVLIGVLLIGFAVTDGFDMGVGSLLKVIGGTDSERRIMINSIAPHWDGNQVWFITAGGALFAAWPVVYATAFSGFYFAMLLVLAALFFRPIGFDYRSKLENTKWRTSWDWGITFGSAVPPIIFGVAFGNLLQGVPFEFDQYMRATYTGSFFALLNPFAILCGLVSLLMLMTQGGAWLQMKTDDALLEKASRITAVTGALAAVLFILAGVWLAYGIDGYVLTSAVDGNAVVTPLMKTAEVQAGAWLANYDKVPALMLAPLIGIAGMLFAALTAVMRKGALSFLSSSLGIAGIIVTAGGSMFPFLMPSSSFPNMSLTMWDATSSENTMMIMFVVACIFVPIVLAYTLWNYFVMYGRLTKKHIEENNHSLY
- the cydX gene encoding cytochrome bd-I oxidase subunit CydX, whose protein sequence is MWYFAWVLGVLLACSFGIVNAVWLEFSGYEGEEEQK
- the cydD gene encoding thiol reductant ABC exporter subunit CydD codes for the protein MKQHKETKKARRAGRVKTSEGVFLDELASQQSSKYRIAQGFGVLFAVSLVLQAWALANVFSDMALHQSFSLSLLVLGLFALLLRALANFGRERICTSASRDIRYGLRRKLVSHLTNLGPARLRIEEDAALSTRVYEQVDALDDFFSRYKPQVFMVTLIPCVILLSVVSISWIAFFVFMMTAPLVIIFMIFVGHKAAQANRRQFNVLAMLSNQFMDLSQGLSELKRLNRTGEARERLSDSATSYQKTTMGVLVLAFLSTATLELFASLSIAMIALYLGLGLLEVLPWQVGSSPVTLTQAMFLLLLAPEFYLPLRQLGNDYHAKQKAEAAATDLLDILQTPVHASTSHQENTGLAVLNTLKSIQFKDLSWQEEGRYRLAPITANIAQGERVWLSGESGVGKSSLLHLLLGFEEGFDGQCLINGQPFSELNLASWRAKLVWLPQTPEWVNGSIRRNLLLGLGGKEGAELPNEEEIQTALIKSQCDEFIQLLPDGLDTKLTELGAGLSGGQMQRLSIARALLSKADLWLLDEPCSGLDNDTAQAVLDTLKTASQGKTLLIVSHDTHPIAWADKHWALTKGGLYEQSRKENRQALA